The bacterium genome includes a window with the following:
- the recO gene encoding DNA repair protein RecO — translation MSRSKTMSIYKTRAIVLRTRELGETSRIIRLYSLRYGKIDAVAKGIRNLTSRFGARLEPFTLVDLVLWGDVEKEGLQIITQAQIINSHQALREDLDRIAISSFLVELVESLVEGGSEANIFYLLENFLYALETRISPLFIYAFLLKLLSLLGLKPHLKDCLNCHGQVETRVVFSAAEGGIFCLSCAPPRGVITISAGTLALAKQLLALPPLKIDQIRPSPPLLLELKSMILDHLLAQHLPRHLKSLKFLIIP, via the coding sequence ATGTCAAGGTCAAAAACTATGTCCATCTATAAAACCAGGGCCATTGTTTTAAGAACCAGGGAGTTAGGCGAGACAAGCCGGATTATTAGGCTGTATTCTCTTAGGTATGGTAAGATAGATGCTGTAGCTAAAGGAATCAGGAACTTGACTTCCCGTTTTGGGGCGAGACTGGAGCCTTTTACCCTGGTCGATCTGGTCCTTTGGGGAGATGTAGAAAAAGAAGGACTCCAGATCATTACCCAGGCCCAAATTATTAATTCACATCAAGCCCTGCGTGAAGACCTCGACCGGATAGCTATCAGCTCCTTTCTGGTCGAGTTAGTAGAATCCCTGGTTGAAGGAGGCAGTGAGGCGAATATCTTTTATCTCCTTGAAAACTTCCTTTACGCCTTAGAGACCAGAATCTCTCCCCTGTTTATTTACGCCTTTTTGCTTAAATTACTTTCCTTGCTTGGCCTTAAGCCCCATCTAAAAGACTGTCTAAATTGTCACGGCCAAGTAGAGACCAGGGTCGTATTTTCTGCCGCCGAGGGAGGAATTTTCTGCCTTTCCTGTGCTCCACCCCGAGGAGTAATCACTATTTCAGCCGGAACCCTGGCGCTGGCCAAACAGCTTTTGGCCCTTCCCCCCTTAAAGATAGACCAAATAAGGCCTTCCCCCCCTCTCTTGCTCGAGCTGAAATCAATGATTCTTGACCATTTATTGGCTCAGCATCTGCCGAGGCATCTGAAAAGCTTGAAGTTCCTTATTATTCCTTGA
- a CDS encoding carbohydrate ABC transporter permease: protein MNPKLDDPQAAAPNSKLEIGLYALLFAGAAIFLFPLVWMFVTAFTHPESITQVPPDLLGRDYTWMNFKDLFSHSEILRWLFNSTLISLAVTFFHLLFDSLAGYAFARKDFPGKTILFWAIISLMMIPGQVIVVPLYLMMSKLHLLDSLWAVILPGLAGPFGIFLMKQYMEGLPRDLEDAARMDGCSEAGIYRHIILPLSKPVLGALGIFTFITYWNAFLWPLIVLNSASRYTLPVGLATLQSKQVLDYGLLMAGAVVAAVPMMIIFFAFQGFFVKGIRMGALKE from the coding sequence ATGAACCCGAAACTCGACGACCCGCAAGCGGCTGCCCCCAACTCGAAACTCGAAATCGGCCTTTACGCCTTATTGTTTGCCGGAGCAGCCATTTTTCTTTTTCCCCTGGTCTGGATGTTTGTCACGGCCTTTACTCATCCGGAGAGTATCACCCAGGTGCCCCCTGATTTACTTGGCCGGGACTACACCTGGATGAACTTTAAAGACCTCTTCAGCCATTCCGAGATATTGCGCTGGCTTTTTAACTCTACTTTAATCAGCCTGGCCGTCACCTTTTTTCACCTTCTCTTTGATTCCCTGGCCGGCTATGCCTTTGCCCGCAAGGATTTTCCTGGCAAGACCATCCTCTTCTGGGCGATTATATCTTTAATGATGATTCCGGGACAGGTGATAGTAGTGCCTCTTTATTTAATGATGAGCAAACTGCATCTGCTTGATTCTCTCTGGGCGGTTATTTTACCCGGTTTGGCCGGTCCTTTCGGAATATTCCTGATGAAGCAGTATATGGAAGGCCTACCGCGGGACCTGGAAGATGCCGCCAGAATGGACGGCTGCTCAGAAGCCGGTATTTACCGGCATATTATACTGCCTCTCTCGAAACCGGTCTTAGGAGCTTTGGGGATTTTTACTTTTATCACTTACTGGAATGCCTTCCTCTGGCCGCTGATTGTCCTTAATTCAGCCTCTCGCTATACCCTCCCTGTCGGTCTGGCCACCCTGCAAAGTAAACAGGTGTTAGACTATGGCCTGCTTATGGCTGGAGCAGTCGTGGCGGCCGTGCCGATGATGATTATCTTTTTTGCCTTTCAAGGATTCTTTGTTAAAGGCATCCGCATGGGGGCGCTCAAGGAATAA
- a CDS encoding type II toxin-antitoxin system VapC family toxin encodes MKHLLDTQIFLWFISADRRLSAGMRDAIRDLSNEVYLSVVSLWEATVKYHLGKLPLPQPPDVYLPIQRQQHQIASLSLDEASVCKLANLPSIHRDPFDRMLICQALAHGLIITTMDDVISAYPVPVKEVMLKKNVH; translated from the coding sequence ATGAAGCACTTACTAGATACCCAGATCTTCCTTTGGTTTATCAGCGCAGACAGACGCCTATCGGCTGGTATGCGTGATGCGATTCGTGACTTGAGTAATGAGGTCTATTTGAGCGTGGTATCTCTGTGGGAGGCCACGGTCAAGTATCACCTTGGCAAATTGCCATTACCTCAACCACCCGATGTTTATCTCCCCATTCAGCGCCAACAGCATCAAATTGCCAGCTTGTCGCTCGATGAAGCCAGCGTGTGTAAACTTGCCAATCTGCCATCGATTCACCGTGATCCGTTTGACCGTATGCTAATTTGCCAAGCATTGGCGCACGGTCTGATCATTACAACGATGGATGATGTCATCAGTGCTTACCCTGTTCCAGTGAAAGAAGTTATGCTAAAGAAGAATGTTCATTGA
- a CDS encoding type II toxin-antitoxin system Phd/YefM family antitoxin, protein MSVISTDTVQVNVDEIKQDLPAYLQRVEGGETFVIVKAGRPLAEIRPIAPPAELLRPFGLCVGEFSAPDDFDAPLPEHVIQEFEGR, encoded by the coding sequence ATGTCTGTGATCAGTACTGATACGGTCCAGGTCAATGTGGACGAAATAAAGCAGGATTTGCCGGCCTACCTCCAACGTGTGGAAGGTGGCGAGACTTTCGTGATTGTCAAGGCTGGTAGGCCATTGGCAGAAATCAGGCCAATTGCTCCGCCGGCTGAACTCTTACGCCCTTTTGGATTGTGTGTTGGGGAATTTAGTGCACCAGACGATTTTGATGCTCCGTTGCCAGAACATGTCATTCAAGAGTTCGAGGGAAGATGA
- the thpR gene encoding RNA 2',3'-cyclic phosphodiesterase encodes MSDADIRCFIAIPITPEIKEELISVQERLKKAVAKVKWVEPDSIHLTLKFMGNIPRNNLKSVTKIIQETAQRKEWFEISLDALGAFPSLKKPRIVWVGIKDPRERLKQLAQELDRRLFSIGVPKEDKEFVSHITLGRVKEIDNRDKLAEIMSSLKVVSIKMPVTKINLMKSQLTPAGPIYSVISTAHIPPH; translated from the coding sequence ATGAGTGATGCTGATATCAGATGCTTTATTGCCATTCCCATTACCCCGGAGATAAAAGAAGAATTAATTAGTGTTCAGGAGCGGCTAAAAAAGGCTGTAGCAAAAGTAAAGTGGGTTGAGCCGGATTCTATCCATCTCACTTTGAAATTCATGGGAAATATTCCCAGGAACAATCTCAAGTCTGTGACGAAGATCATTCAGGAAACCGCTCAGAGAAAAGAATGGTTCGAGATATCTCTGGATGCCTTAGGGGCTTTCCCGTCTCTTAAAAAGCCAAGAATAGTCTGGGTAGGGATAAAAGACCCGCGGGAGAGACTGAAACAACTGGCTCAGGAATTGGATCGCCGATTATTCAGTATAGGGGTGCCAAAGGAGGACAAAGAATTTGTCTCTCACATCACCCTCGGCCGGGTAAAAGAAATAGATAATAGAGACAAATTGGCTGAAATAATGAGTTCACTAAAGGTTGTTTCTATTAAAATGCCGGTGACTAAGATCAATTTAATGAAGAGCCAGTTAACGCCGGCCGGGCCGATTTACAGTGTCATTTCCACCGCACATATACCGCCACATTAA
- a CDS encoding CinA family protein, which translates to MKNPPSAIARRVSQILSERQLTIGIAESCSGGLISHQFTNVPGSSNYFIGGVVAYSNEVKMKILGVNPEVIQRFGAVSRETARAMALGIARLLKTDVGLGVTGIAGPSGGTKEKPVGLVYIALSFKGKVTIRKFNFTGERIEIKNQTAAEAFRLIEGVIQGDMVTTQVNKLKLEGF; encoded by the coding sequence ATGAAAAATCCGCCATCCGCAATCGCAAGGCGTGTCAGCCAGATTCTAAGTGAGCGACAATTAACCATCGGGATAGCTGAATCATGCAGCGGTGGTTTAATCTCGCATCAATTTACCAATGTTCCGGGCAGTTCGAATTACTTTATAGGGGGGGTGGTGGCCTATAGTAACGAGGTCAAAATGAAAATTCTGGGTGTTAACCCTGAGGTAATTCAGCGGTTCGGAGCCGTGAGCCGGGAGACAGCCAGAGCGATGGCCCTTGGGATAGCCCGGCTATTGAAGACCGATGTGGGCTTAGGGGTGACCGGTATCGCCGGGCCCTCAGGAGGGACTAAAGAAAAACCGGTTGGTCTGGTCTACATCGCCCTTTCCTTTAAAGGAAAAGTTACTATAAGGAAGTTTAATTTCACTGGTGAGCGAATAGAGATCAAGAATCAAACAGCCGCTGAAGCCTTTAGGTTGATAGAAGGAGTAATCCAAGGAGATATGGTAACTACTCAGGTAAATAAACTGAAGTTGGAAGGCTTTTAG
- a CDS encoding RodZ domain-containing protein, which yields MSLGEILQAKREEKEISLEEAARETHINQKHLKALENEAYDLIPGETYLYGFLRKYCAFLGLDPEEMNRLLKEEISSHPHVTKKAVPLPRQREADAVSSGGRKDVLFGFSILVLGAILWFSLAQFMEGEKDITPATQSVETERDIFQKKPLSEESLAPEESTDTPEFLTFTSTELIDTRETSTALEAQAVEEKQIADRQDYNPKMLVLEAEILKEVWVLVSLDGEEEEETLTPGQTVRWEAFDRIEITVGDAGNLILRWNGRVLPPLGKKGEVINRVFTRKEVRSRM from the coding sequence ATGTCTTTAGGCGAAATCCTGCAGGCCAAACGGGAAGAAAAAGAAATTTCACTGGAAGAGGCCGCCAGAGAAACACATATTAACCAAAAGCATCTGAAGGCCCTGGAAAATGAGGCCTATGATCTGATTCCTGGGGAAACTTACCTCTACGGATTTTTACGGAAATACTGTGCCTTTCTTGGCCTTGACCCTGAGGAAATGAATCGCCTATTGAAAGAGGAGATATCCTCTCATCCGCATGTGACTAAAAAGGCTGTCCCTCTCCCTCGGCAGCGAGAGGCTGATGCTGTTTCTTCAGGTGGACGAAAGGATGTGCTGTTTGGCTTCTCAATTCTTGTTTTGGGAGCTATCCTCTGGTTTTCTTTAGCCCAATTTATGGAAGGAGAGAAGGACATCACCCCGGCCACTCAATCCGTAGAGACAGAAAGGGATATCTTTCAGAAAAAACCGCTCTCGGAGGAATCACTTGCGCCTGAAGAATCAACCGATACGCCTGAATTCTTGACGTTTACTTCAACAGAATTAATAGATACCCGTGAAACTTCAACGGCCTTGGAAGCTCAAGCTGTTGAAGAGAAACAGATCGCTGATAGGCAGGATTATAATCCGAAAATGTTGGTCTTGGAAGCCGAAATCCTGAAGGAAGTTTGGGTTCTGGTTTCCCTGGACGGTGAAGAAGAGGAAGAGACACTTACTCCGGGACAGACTGTGAGATGGGAAGCGTTTGACAGGATAGAGATAACCGTTGGCGATGCCGGCAACTTAATCCTTAGATGGAATGGTCGAGTCTTACCCCCGCTGGGGAAAAAAGGGGAGGTAATCAACCGGGTTTTTACTAGGAAAGAAGTAAGGAGCAGAATGTAA